The following are from one region of the Capsicum annuum cultivar UCD-10X-F1 chromosome 1, UCD10Xv1.1, whole genome shotgun sequence genome:
- the LOC107869944 gene encoding protein BREVIS RADIX, with protein MLTCITCKQKIEDDGGEEGPRGRATTPHTKDSIKSLTSQIKDIALKVSGAYKCKSSTPTGTYRKGHRPYPDFDTISEGVPYPFPPASSSSTPAWDFTSAGNLRTPRPDSRFARGFSGGGVESISQSGDVVVEDDGQKEWTAHVEPGVQITFVSLPNGGNDLKRIRFSRDMFNKWQAQRWWGENYDRIMELYNVQRFNKQALNTPGRSEDGRDSNYSRLGSAMGSPMMTPATNKDWTPSNYHKPSGSTGFPKGDMSYMDASRTTTDSRDEASLSISNASEMESEWVEQDEPGVYITIRQLVDGTRELRRVRFSREKFGEVHAKLWWEQNRERIQTQYL; from the exons ATGTTGACATGTATAACATGTAAGCAAAAGATAGAAGATGATGGTGGTGAAGAAGGACCTCGTGGCCGTGCTACTACTCCCCATACTAAAGATTCCATCAAAAGCCTCACCTCACAG ATCAAAGATATTGCTTTAAAGGTCTCTGGTGCATACAAATGCAAGTCATCAACGCCAACTGGTACTTACAGGAAAGGTCATAGACCATATCCTGATTTTGATACAATATCAGAGGGAGTTCCATATCCTTTTCCACCAGCAAGTTCAAGTTCTACTCCAGCTTGGGATTTTACAAGTGCCGGCAATCTAAGGACTCCGCGGCCTGATTCAAGATTTGCTAGAGGATTTAGTGGTGGTGGTGTAGAATCTATTTCTCAGTCTGGTGATGTGGTGGTGGAAGATGATGGACAAAAAGAGTGGACTGCACATGTTGAACCTGGTGTTCAAATCACTTTTGTTTCTCTCCCTAATGGCGGAAATGATCTTAAACGAATCCGATTTAG CCGGGACATGTTCAACAAATGGCAAGCTCAAAGATGGTGGGGAGAGAATTATGACCGAATTATGGAGCTCTACAATGTTCAGAGATTCAACAAGCAAGCTCTTAACACGCCTGGACGATCTGAGGATGGA AGAGATTCCAATTATTCGAGGCTTGGATCTGCCATGGGGAGCCCAATGATGACTCCTGCAACAAATAAGGACTGGACACCAAGCAATTACCATAAACCATCTGGATCAACTGGTTTCCCAAAGGGTGACATGTCATATATGGACGCGTCAAGGACAACTACAGACTCTAGGGATGAAGCTTCACTTTCCATTAGTAATGCTAGTGAAATGGAGTCAGAATGGGTAGAACAAGATGAGCCTGGAGTGTATATAACCATCAGACAACTAGTTGATGGCACCAGAGAGCTACGGCGTGTTAGATTCAG TCGAGAGAAGTTCGGGGAAGTGCATGCAAAGCTGTGGTGGGAACAGAACCGCGAGAGAATACAAACTCAATACCTTTAA
- the LOC107869960 gene encoding probable E3 ubiquitin-protein ligase RHC1A yields the protein MSSESCSHWCYSCRQPVNLSRQNDVCPNCRGGFVQELEDITSSSADNQSQRPRFMESVSNFLRRQISARSNISETGRSDEQGNLWNPLLIFSGDTPVQLPGDGGALEFLNEALGFRRENGGDYFVGPGVEEFFEEIINRNQRGPPPASRVSIDSLPTVKISKKDVRSDSHCPVCKEKFARGTQAKKLPCKHLYHSDCIIPWLEHKSSCPVCRKELISESSGNDHCPRNLRSESRSSSRRSSGRENISQNQERRRPWSSLWKFRSSRSSSRSTPAAETSSQSSHQYNNYSEYSNWPFE from the coding sequence ATGTCAAGTGAAAGTTGCAGCCACTGGTGTTATAGTTGTAGGCAACCTGTGAATCTAAGTAGACAAAATGATGTTTGTCCCAACTGCCGTGGTGGATTTGTTCAAGAGCTTGAAGACATAACGAGTAGTAGTGCAGATAATCAAAGCCAGAGGCCGAGATTTATGGAATCTGTCTCAAACTTTTTAAGACGACAAATCTCAGCTAGAAGTAATATTTCTGAGACAGGGAGATCTGATGAGCAAGGAAATTTGTGGAATCCGTTGCTGATTTTCAGCGGTGATACGCCTGTTCAATTGCCCGGGGATGGTGGAGCTTTGGAGTTTCTTAATGAGGCTCTTGGCTTCCGACGAGAAAATGGTGGTGATTATTTTGTTGGTCCAGGAGTGGAGGAATTTTTTGAGGAAATTATCAACAGAAATCAGCGTGGTCCTCCTCCTGCCTCAAGAGTTTCAATTGATTCCCTACCAACAGTCAAGATATCGAAAAAGGATGTTAGATCAGATTCCCACTGCCCCGTTTGTAAAGAGAAATTTGCACGAGGGACTCAGGCAAAAAAACTGCCTTGCAAGCATTTATATCACTCGGATTGTATCATTCCATGGCTAGAACATAAGAGTTCATGTCCTGTTTGTAGAAAGGAGCTGATATCCGAAAGTTCTGGCAATGATCATTGTCCTCGAAACTTGAGGAGTGAAAGCAGAAGCAGCAGTAGGCGATCTAGCGGTAGGGAGAACATTTCTCAGAACCAAGAAAGGCGGAGACCATGGTCTTCCCTCTGGAAATTCCGTTCATCTCGTTCTAGTTCGCGTAGTACTCCAGCTGCTGAAACCAGTTCACAGTCCAGCCATCAATACAATAACTACTCTGAGTACTCTAACTGGCCCTTTGAATAA